The Apium graveolens cultivar Ventura chromosome 10, ASM990537v1, whole genome shotgun sequence nucleotide sequence ATTCTCTTACTGGGACTCTACATTTGTTCTTATTCGGTTTTTGTGTGGTGTGCCCATGACACACATGAAACACAAACTTTTATAATTTTACCTTATTTTAATTGACCAACACTTCTTAATAATGATGGACCCCCTTCTACTGTATAACTTAGGAATAATCATTTTAATGGTAACATTTCTTATCGAATTATTCATTTCAGAGGCTACAATAATTAGATTTAGGATTAAACTACTTGACAACTCCAAACTGGCTCATGTTAAGTGTGACATCAGTTGCATAATCCTCAAGTTCTTAATGAGTTGATTATTACATTTGCGGAGAATATTCCTTCTTCTATAGGTCAACTAACAGAGCTTGGTTTACACCATCCAAGCTCTGGAGGAATGGTAGAGCTCAAATTGTTTGGATCTATCTGGAAATTCTCTTACCGGGGCTCTGCAATTTTCCTTTTTAAATCTTACACGAATGTCTACATTATACTTGCGGGGTAATCATCTTAATGGTAACATTCTTTACCGAATTAGTCATTTTCAGAATACATTGGATTAGACTACTTGACTATTCCGAATTTACATTACAATTCACTCCCTTTGAAATTCCTATCTACTGTATCTAATCTAGGAAATTGAACTAAATATAATatggaagaatgaatacataaGAGCAGTGTTCCAGAAATCGCTAGGCGTGCTGGGGCGGTGAGGgtaccttcgagagattaatcggcaagtcggagattaatcggaccgattaatcggaacattaatcggaagaatatatatattatttttaattttcaaaattatataatgatcaacatgtcaaatatttgtttgaaaaaagAAAGTAGAATGGTATTAAAtaatatctacacatttgacatgcgttatgtactaattattgagtttacaatattaactatattttaattcacacatttaaattaattataatatgttatttttatattttaagtgagaaaataaatatattagattacttgttactttttaccaatactttatattataaattgacatgatattgtgtgaaattatgaaattaatgatttaaaattataaaaacgtaaaaaaaatatttttttagttATTTTCCGCCTAGACCGCCTAGGACCGATTTTTTACCGCCTAGGCCGCCTAATcccgattttgacccgattttttgAAAAAACGCCTAAATTACCGCCTAGGTCCGAGCCGGGACGTTTTACTACCGCCTAGCGCCTAGGCGCCGCCTAGGCGGCCGCctagaccgatttttagaacactgcaTAAGAGAGGAGTTTTGTGGTCAGTGATACGGTAGTGAATTGGTTAACTTTGAGTAAagttaaataataaaaatttgaattttcatCTTCATTTTAATTATAGTGGCCAGTGTTGCTCCATTTGTTTTAGTTTCATGCCTAGATTAATAGTGACAGATTAATCCAATCAATTGTGTGTTTGACAGGAGTAATTTCGGTAACACTTTGTAATGCGACATCCCTGTCAAGTCTTGATCTATCAAGTAATAGGCTAAGCAGTGGACTTCCACgttgtttggaagatctaagcAGTTCTCTTAATATACTGGATCTTCATGATAATCAACTTCAAGGGACAATACTGCCCACTTTCACAGAGAGCTGTCAACTGACGACTTTCAACATGAACAACAATCACATGGAAGGATCAATCCCCCTAGCCTTGGCCAACTGTAAGCAGTTACAAATTCTTGATATTGGAAGGAACAGAATAAGTGGTACATTTCCATCGTGGCTAGTAGCTCTTCCAGAGCTACAAATCCTTGTCTTACTATCCAATCAATTTTATGGCAATTTAAGCTTCAAAATGATGAAACATCCATTTCCCAAACTCCGCATCATTGATCTCTCTCACAATCAGTTCAGTGGCAACCTTCCAattgattttttaataatttcaaaCTTCTGTTGGATTCAGATCAACatgtttaaatattaatatttcaTTCATAAATTTATTTAACTCATAATTAATGTACTTCTCTACCGAATTCAAGTACTCATAAGTAATGTATCTTGGTCTCAGCTGTAGTAGATACATATTTTTTTAGTGGCAACATCACGATTCACGTACACAAATCATCTATCCATTTTTTAGGGACTCTGCTAGCTTTTTTGAGATGCAATAAGCGGTTGAATAGATAGTCAGCATTGGATTAATTCCCACCGCACTTGGCAATACGCTTCCATCAATAACAAATAACCCCTTTGCTTCCCAACTTTCACCATTCTCATTAACTGCGCCATTTTCTTCATTTGCACCCATTTTGCAGCTCCCCATTTGATGTGCAGATGCATATACCGTCCAATGTTCTTCCTTCGACCTTGGCCCTTTGACTGCTGCCACACCATCCAAGAACTCCTCCACGTCTTTACTTTTAATCCCTCCACATTTCATCCTTTGCCCGTCATTGCGAAAAGTGCCAACTTCAACAGCTCCTGCTTCAATCATGATTCTCAAGACTCGTCTCAGCCCGTGTTTAAGATTTTCTTCGTCGTGCTTGTTGATATCATACGAAACTCTACCTTCTGATTTTACTTCCCCTGAACTCTGATCTCTAACAAAACTGAAAAATACTGCGGTCCTTGCATATCTTTCCATGTTATTCTTCATGTCATTCCCTGAAGTCCAGGGAAATAATGCCGCGTATGTTGCAGGTCCCATAGCAGCAACTTCTACAACAGATCCAACTTTGCAATTCTCAGACTCCACCTTGTGGAGTGTAGTAAGAACCCCTCCCGTGTAACTCTTCCCTTTAATGTTTGAACTTTGTTCTGGAAAATAACCCCAAGCATATATAACAGGATGCAAATGAAGATTTTTACCAATGTTTCTGTTCTTTAGTCCACTCGAAATCATTAGTGGTGGTGTCAACAGAGCACCACAAGAAGAAACTGTAACGCGAGCCTCAATTTGCAGCGTCTTGGTTATGTTGTTGCCCACAGCATTGGCCATAACTCCGAAGCATCTCTTTTTAGTCCCACCATTCTTGTTTTTCCCTAATATTAATTTCTTGGCTTTTACACCGGTTAAGATAACTGCCTCCTTTCGAACAGCATCAACAAGCCATGTAGTATCAGCCCCTTTTTTCTCTCCTTTCCTACAACCAAACGAACACAAACCACAGTAATGATCTTCCGGTGTATTCCTAGGAATCCGCTCAACTTTCAACCCAAGATTTTCACACCCTTCTCGTATTACTGTATTTGAAAACCCTTCATTTGGACAATCATATGTCACACCAATTCTCTTACTCACAGCATCCATTGCCTCTTGATACTGAGAGCTTCCAAACAACGGAAGCTTCTGCTCCTCGGACCATTCCTTAAGCACGTCATCTGGTGTTCTAAGTGTAGCACTCCAATTCACAGCTGTCCCTCCTCCAACAGTTGATCCTGCTTTAATCATAACTCTTCCATTATCTGATGCTATAATGCCTCCATTTTCCAATAACTCATTATTTGATGGCCCTTCAATTTGAGAGTAGTCTTGAGCAACAAAATAGTTGCCTTTTTCAAGGACAACTACTTTTTGGCCAGAACTAGCAAGATGAGCAGCTGCAACTGCTCCACCACAACCAGAACCTACAATCACAACATCACATTTGATCCGGAATATTGTCTCGTCTTCTGTCACTTCTAGGCCTTTTTGGATAAGTGACTTCCTAAAACTTATGTCATTACAATCCTTGGTTTCTATGATACCATTTTCAAGAGGCCTATCCTTCTGGGCATTGGTTTTTATTTCCTCATTGTCTACATGGTATCCAATTGCTTCACATGCTTGATTTCTAGAATTTTCATCAGTCTGCGCCAATTAATCTCCCCAGTTAAACATAAAATTTTTACATTATTCAAACTTAAAGCAAGAACTTGTAACTCAAGAGAGTGATAACTGATATGTAGACTGAACAGACAAGCATGCAACAGAGTACTGAATTTACCATCATGTTAATCTGGTACCCGAGCAAAGACTAGATGAACCCCTCGGAGAAATGACTAATTAATCTAATGTTTATAAGTGATAATTTTATATTATCTTCGAtaaatttttctttttttctattcCGTCAACCCATGTTTAGAAAAATTTATATGTCTAATCATAAACTTAAACTTAAGTATGTTTTGGGAAGATAGAGATAACAATGACGTAATAAAAAGAAAGCACATAATCAGGAAATGAAGAAATTCATGTAAAATCAAGGAGCTAGAAAGTTGAGAAATAATTACCCAAGAGAAAGCAGTGTAGCAGCAACAGGTCTTAAACAAGGCAAACACTAATCTTAGGGGCATAAAAAGATTAGTTCCAGATGACCATTTGAAAAGAATGCGCTCTCTTTTGTTCAATGGTAATTCTGAAAACTTGTGTATAAATGTCCAACTCCAATCCAAACACACAAATCCACAGAGTAACAAAGATCCTAATCTGGTTGAAAGTAACATCAAACTTAGTTTCACCAGCATCATAGCTTCTGGTAATAGCCTCGTCTTCATTGTCTCAGCAATCTGAACAAACACATGTACACATGTAAGTACACACCCTACCACTGCCATgcaagaaaaaaatatatatacgtTGGGTAATATTTATATTAGATCCCGAAAACTCGAAAATTACAGTAATCAAATGTTTTGCTGAACCACAATTCTCGAAAACTCGAAAATTGTGATAATCAAGTGTTTTACGGAACTACAATAATATGCAAGGCCACAGGATAATATTTACGTCAGATCTGAAAACAGTGATAACCAAATATTCACCGGAAACGAAACATAAATAAAAATGTAAATGTTTGAATCCGCTACAAGAAAAACTGACTTCCCCCTTTTAACATCGGTTACAAGAAAAAATTTACAAGTACCTCATGTGTAAGGGGAGACCGAGGAGCTTCGACTTTGGAGGTGGGGATGGAATGGGGCGAAAGATGATGAGGAACAAAAGTTTCAGAGATGGAAGACAGTGTTTGGATTTGAGATGAAGATAATCCATGGCTATAAATCTTTTTTGTTCCTCCTCTTAACAAAATATGTGACTTATTAACACTACTACAACTATCTCTTCTTGATTCCATTTTTTTCTTTAGCTTTCTAGTCCAACTCCGAACAACTTTTTGGTACTGTACAGAGACAGATAAGTATTTATTTGTAGTATGCACACACTTATtgcatttatttaactatttctGGAAGTACATCGTTATTGACTGGTAAACATACATGGTCAAGTGACTCAAGTCTGGTCTTGAACAATATCTCAACCATCCTGTGTAAAGAGTTGGGGACTGAGGCAAAGGGGCGGTAGGCTGGTGCAGCAGCCACCCCAAATTAGTATAAAACtaatataaaaatttataaaataggCTGTATATTCTCATTTTTTGCGTtgaaatatatttaatttatgctccctctataaatataatttaatttaaatatgagtATGTATAATTTTAAGGTTAAATAGTATAAAACAATATATGATTTATAACATATTTTATTGGCAGATTTATACCACTAACTTTTAGTGTAACTTTATATATAATTGGTATTGTTAGGATTcaaattttaaaacttatttatatattaataaattataaaattaaattcaaatatGAAAAGTTAAAGCTTGTATCTAATAACGGTTATGATATAATTTGACAATCATAAATGTAAAGAAATAACCAAAAGGAAGATTTTACCAGCGGTTAAATCATACTTTGTATAGAATCCAATTTTATGTACCATAACATGTAATTTTAATATATCTTATGTACAGTAGCGGATTTAATCATGTGCATTAATCACaaaaaagtttttttttttttgcaaatcCAGTATGTTCCAGTTTCGTTAGCAGTATGTTTGCTTCGGTAATTAGAACATTAGTGCATAAAATGTGTTTTTAATATGggttttatataaaattttattagtTTAGATTGTTTTGATTAACTTTCATTTCTTAATAATGATGAACATTCTACATTTATAATAATCACACCTATTAAAATAAactaaattttattaattttactGTTTAGTATCATAACTATGGGCACACAAAACAAAACCTTTTAATATATCATAACAACATATTGTCTAGACAAACCCTTTTAATATATCATAAGAATATATTGTTCGAATTTGAATATATTAGATTTTGTGTTACTTTATTAATTCCATCATTAGGTGTTGTATCAATTATGAAAGTGCATGCTTCATTTACAACCATttttttcaattatttttttcGGATTGGATTCGGATATATCCGAAAACCGAAATTTTTCGAATTGGATATTCATATccgaacccgaacccgaaatctgaaaatttatataattattgaTATAGCAAGTGCTTATGATCGAACACACGACTTGTAGAGAAAGAGTTTTAACGTGTCATCTTCAATCACTCCACCATATCATTAattatgttaatatttttttgACACACCATACTTAAAATCCCGTATCCGCCACTAATTATGTAAGATAACATGTAATTTTATTATATCTTATTCACAGTTATTATTCTATCTAGATTTTATATAACAAACTCAATAAACTATGATGAAACAAGTTTACTCTTATCCAGATTTCAATTCATGAATCACTTAGATCACCAATTGATCTAAATATTGATCCAAATTTCTGACCAATTTCAATAGTGTGATCCAAATATTTGATCCAAATTactttttacatataataatatactagactataacccgtgcgatgtacagattgcttttaacattcgatattttttaataatatattttataatataattttcaatagttgaaaaataaattgaagaacataataagttataacaatatatgttttataataatttgagacttgactgaaaataaataatataatataatatgttgttcacgGAACTCGAGCCCTAAACCTGTAGCATAATAAAGAATATAagagtttaaatataataagttCTTGACAGGGTTCGAACCCTGAAtccatgagagcagtttaaatattaatataataatattttattattgcatccaATGATTCTCATCTTTCTGactttagatctgacggttgttatttgtcgtaccaaacaactgtactaaacaaccgactaccaaatagagggtgttctgcttataatagtatattatagataaatatcatattaaacaattttatcttaaatttatcgtttaatcattattaacaatttatataacatttcataaattaattaaataaaaaaaattaataattaaaattgtGCACTTAATTTATGTATCTCTAAGTACAATATATGcctctttattttttatttttctatgGCGGTTCAGGAATTCCAGAAATCGAGTATTCCACAAATTCTTGAATTCTAGTATCGTTTTCGAGTTATTTTGTGTGTTGTAATTTCTTTTATGCATTTTATGTACTTTTTATTTTATGCATTGTACTTCTAttta carries:
- the LOC141689459 gene encoding long-chain-alcohol oxidase FAO2-like, which translates into the protein MESRRDSCSSVNKSHILLRGGTKKIYSHGLSSSQIQTLSSISETFVPHHLSPHSIPTSKVEAPRSPLTHEIAETMKTRLLPEAMMLVKLSLMLLSTRLGSLLLCGFVCLDWSWTFIHKFSELPLNKRERILFKWSSGTNLFMPLRLVFALFKTCCCYTAFSWTDENSRNQACEAIGYHVDNEEIKTNAQKDRPLENGIIETKDCNDISFRKSLIQKGLEVTEDETIFRIKCDVVIVGSGCGGAVAAAHLASSGQKVVVLEKGNYFVAQDYSQIEGPSNNELLENGGIIASDNGRVMIKAGSTVGGGTAVNWSATLRTPDDVLKEWSEEQKLPLFGSSQYQEAMDAVSKRIGVTYDCPNEGFSNTVIREGCENLGLKVERIPRNTPEDHYCGLCSFGCRKGEKKGADTTWLVDAVRKEAVILTGVKAKKLILGKNKNGGTKKRCFGVMANAVGNNITKTLQIEARVTVSSCGALLTPPLMISSGLKNRNIGKNLHLHPVIYAWGYFPEQSSNIKGKSYTGGVLTTLHKVESENCKVGSVVEVAAMGPATYAALFPWTSGNDMKNNMERYARTAVFFSFVRDQSSGEVKSEGRVSYDINKHDEENLKHGLRRVLRIMIEAGAVEVGTFRNDGQRMKCGGIKSKDVEEFLDGVAAVKGPRSKEEHWTVYASAHQMGSCKMGANEENGAVNENGESWEAKGLFVIDGSVLPSAVGINPMLTIYSTAYCISKKLAESLKNG